A window of Xylophilus sp. GW821-FHT01B05 contains these coding sequences:
- a CDS encoding aminotransferase class V-fold PLP-dependent enzyme translates to MPLPLTSTAVDALRARTPGAHGTTHFNHASASLPSAATLEAIHAHLLREAMQGPMEASLAAREQTEHARVLAAQLFNAQPGEIALTGGNSPGWGAAFAALGPWRAGERILVGRQEWGGNLATMRLVAQRAGAVIETIPCDASGAVDPQALEAMLDERVRLIALTWLPSNGGLINPAAAIGQVARRHGIAYFIDAAQAVGQVPIDVAQLGCDVLTGVGRKALRGPKGTGLLYVRQGFLPRLTPAFVDTRSAPLGDDGEPVLRDDASRLEPSEASLALRCGLANALQEALEIGVDNIRARINSTAQALRAQLAQIPGITVLDQGREHSGLVSFNLAGHDAAAVQRSLAAQGISIGSNGVAYTPLDMNARGLRQVARASVSYLTTEAEVDRLLSALRRV, encoded by the coding sequence ATGCCCCTCCCTCTCACCTCCACCGCCGTAGACGCACTGCGCGCCCGCACCCCCGGCGCGCACGGCACCACGCATTTCAACCACGCCAGCGCCTCGTTGCCCTCTGCCGCCACGCTGGAGGCGATCCACGCGCACCTGTTGCGCGAAGCCATGCAGGGGCCGATGGAGGCGAGCCTGGCGGCGCGTGAGCAGACCGAGCACGCGCGCGTGCTGGCCGCGCAACTGTTCAACGCCCAGCCGGGCGAGATCGCGCTGACCGGCGGCAATTCGCCCGGCTGGGGAGCCGCTTTTGCCGCGCTGGGGCCGTGGCGGGCGGGCGAGCGCATCTTGGTCGGGCGGCAGGAGTGGGGCGGCAACCTGGCCACCATGCGCCTGGTGGCGCAGCGCGCCGGCGCAGTGATAGAGACCATTCCCTGCGACGCCAGCGGCGCGGTAGACCCACAGGCGCTGGAGGCCATGCTGGACGAGCGCGTGCGCCTGATTGCCCTCACCTGGCTGCCGTCCAACGGCGGCCTCATCAACCCGGCCGCAGCCATTGGGCAGGTGGCGCGGCGCCATGGCATTGCCTACTTCATCGACGCTGCGCAGGCCGTGGGCCAGGTGCCGATCGACGTGGCCCAACTGGGCTGCGATGTGCTGACGGGCGTGGGCCGCAAGGCGCTGCGCGGCCCCAAGGGCACGGGCCTGCTGTATGTGCGGCAGGGCTTCTTGCCGCGGCTGACGCCGGCTTTTGTCGATACGCGCTCGGCGCCGCTGGGCGATGACGGCGAGCCGGTGTTGCGCGACGACGCCTCGCGCCTGGAGCCCTCAGAGGCCTCGCTGGCACTGCGCTGCGGGCTGGCCAATGCCTTGCAGGAGGCGCTGGAGATTGGCGTGGACAACATCCGCGCGCGCATCAACAGCACGGCGCAGGCGCTGCGCGCGCAGTTGGCGCAGATCCCCGGCATCACGGTGCTGGACCAGGGCCGTGAACATTCCGGCCTGGTGTCCTTCAACCTGGCGGGTCACGACGCGGCAGCCGTGCAGCGCAGCCTGGCGGCGCAGGGCATATCGATTGGCAGCAATGGCGTGGCCTACACGCCGCTGGACATGAACGCGCGCGGCCTGCGCCAGGTGGCGCGGGCCTCGGTCAGCTACCTGACGACCGAGGCAGAAGTGGACCGGTTGTTGAGCGCGCTGCGTCGGGTCTGA
- a CDS encoding TetR/AcrR family transcriptional regulator, producing the protein MPLAPSTETHRTARGAARVRSLTDTAADMFLEQGYEAVSIDTLIARVGGSRRNIYSHFGGKEGLFIEVVTQLCTDLARPLEALEIQGEDLPSALTLFGRRLLQIVLQPRTLALHRMMVAEGQRFPALAQAILHAGQDHAMRIVARWVEQQQSGGQLRADLPATDLAAQFVSLVVAGPQLRALVGLAPKRQRPAQLTSTVDQAVSLFLGGALPTKAGKHA; encoded by the coding sequence ATGCCACTTGCCCCCAGTACGGAAACCCATCGCACCGCCCGCGGGGCTGCGCGCGTGCGCTCGCTGACCGACACGGCGGCAGACATGTTCCTGGAGCAGGGCTATGAGGCGGTGTCGATCGACACGCTCATCGCCCGCGTCGGCGGCTCGCGGCGCAACATCTACAGCCATTTCGGCGGCAAGGAGGGCCTGTTCATCGAGGTCGTCACCCAGCTCTGCACCGACCTCGCGCGCCCGCTCGAAGCGCTGGAGATCCAAGGCGAAGACCTGCCCAGCGCCCTCACCCTGTTCGGGCGCCGCCTGCTGCAGATCGTGCTGCAGCCGCGCACCCTTGCCCTGCACCGCATGATGGTGGCCGAAGGCCAGCGCTTTCCCGCGCTGGCGCAGGCCATCCTGCATGCCGGGCAGGACCACGCCATGCGCATCGTCGCCCGCTGGGTCGAGCAGCAGCAGTCTGGCGGGCAGCTTCGGGCCGATCTGCCGGCCACGGACCTTGCCGCGCAGTTTGTCAGCCTGGTAGTGGCCGGGCCGCAGTTGCGCGCCCTGGTCGGCCTGGCGCCCAAGCGGCAGCGGCCCGCACAGCTCACCTCCACCGTCGACCAGGCCGTCAGCCTGTTCCTGGGCGGCGCACTCCCAACGAAAGCAGGCAAGCATGCATAA
- a CDS encoding DoxX family protein, whose translation MHKFSWKSALAWALAAFFLFGGIGNILAPEPIAADYRRWGYPDWFHFITGGLELVVAALLALTATQFWGAALGCLVMSGAVATVALHGEYAHALPPLVVLALSAVLGWVTPKPWPRRYAA comes from the coding sequence ATGCATAAGTTCTCATGGAAATCCGCCCTTGCATGGGCACTGGCAGCCTTCTTCCTCTTCGGGGGCATTGGCAACATCCTGGCACCGGAGCCGATCGCCGCAGACTACCGGCGTTGGGGCTACCCGGATTGGTTCCACTTCATCACCGGCGGCCTGGAACTTGTGGTTGCGGCCCTGCTGGCCTTGACGGCCACGCAGTTCTGGGGCGCAGCGCTCGGCTGCCTGGTCATGTCCGGCGCGGTCGCCACCGTGGCCTTGCATGGCGAGTACGCCCATGCGCTCCCACCACTGGTGGTGCTGGCGCTGTCGGCGGTGCTTGGCTGGGTCACGCCAAAGCCCTGGCCCCGGCGCTACGCCGCATAG
- the chrA gene encoding chromate efflux transporter produces MDTATPATPSPAPQTAPAAVSFAQAFRFWLKLGFISFGGPAGQIAIMHAELVERRRWISEKRFLHALNYCMLLPGPEAQQLATYIGWLMHRTRGGIVAGALFVLPSLFILVALSWVYLRFGDVPAVAGAFHGIKPAVTALVLQAAYRLGSRALKNRWMWGIAAAAFVAIFAFDVPFPIIVIAAALVGYFGARWAPGVFTLGGGHASVQAGYGPALIDDDTPTPAHAKWSRAFIAKVLLIGAALWLLAMAGLVASTGLHGTLAQMGLFFTKAALLTFGGAYAVLPYVYQGAVEHYQWLSGPQMMDGLALGETTPGPLIMVVAFVGFVGGWLQQVLGPGALFLGGALAATVVTFFTFLPSFVFILAGGPLIESTHGKLGFTAPLSAITAAVVGVILNLAMFFAYHVLWPSGFAGRFDLLSAAITVAAAVALLRFKVGVLPLLGVCALVGLAATLLPA; encoded by the coding sequence GTGGACACCGCTACGCCTGCAACACCCTCCCCCGCACCCCAGACCGCGCCTGCGGCTGTTTCTTTTGCCCAGGCCTTTCGCTTCTGGCTCAAGCTGGGCTTCATCAGCTTTGGTGGGCCGGCCGGGCAGATTGCGATCATGCATGCCGAGCTGGTCGAGCGCCGCCGCTGGATCAGCGAGAAGCGCTTTCTGCACGCACTCAACTACTGCATGCTGCTGCCCGGGCCCGAGGCGCAACAACTGGCCACCTACATCGGCTGGCTGATGCACCGCACGCGCGGCGGCATCGTGGCGGGCGCGCTCTTCGTGCTGCCTTCGCTCTTCATCCTGGTTGCACTGTCGTGGGTCTATCTGCGCTTTGGCGATGTGCCCGCGGTGGCGGGCGCCTTCCACGGCATCAAGCCGGCCGTGACGGCGCTGGTGCTGCAGGCGGCCTATCGCCTGGGCAGCCGGGCGCTGAAGAACCGCTGGATGTGGGGCATTGCGGCGGCGGCCTTCGTGGCCATCTTTGCGTTTGATGTGCCCTTTCCGATCATCGTGATCGCCGCCGCATTGGTGGGGTACTTTGGTGCGCGCTGGGCGCCGGGCGTGTTCACGCTGGGCGGTGGCCACGCCTCTGTCCAGGCTGGCTATGGCCCGGCGCTGATCGACGACGACACGCCAACGCCCGCGCATGCCAAGTGGTCGCGCGCCTTCATCGCCAAGGTGCTGCTGATAGGCGCGGCGCTGTGGCTGCTGGCCATGGCCGGGCTGGTCGCCAGCACGGGCCTGCATGGCACGCTGGCGCAGATGGGCCTGTTCTTCACCAAGGCCGCGCTGCTGACCTTTGGCGGCGCCTATGCGGTGCTGCCCTATGTCTACCAGGGCGCGGTCGAGCACTACCAGTGGCTGTCCGGGCCGCAGATGATGGACGGCCTGGCCCTGGGCGAGACCACGCCCGGCCCGCTCATCATGGTGGTGGCCTTCGTCGGTTTTGTGGGCGGCTGGCTGCAGCAGGTGCTGGGGCCGGGCGCCTTGTTCCTGGGGGGTGCACTGGCGGCCACGGTGGTGACCTTCTTCACCTTTCTGCCGTCCTTCGTCTTCATCCTGGCGGGAGGCCCGCTGATCGAGTCCACGCACGGCAAGCTGGGCTTTACCGCGCCGCTGTCGGCCATCACGGCGGCCGTGGTCGGGGTGATCCTGAACCTGGCAATGTTCTTTGCGTACCACGTGCTGTGGCCCAGCGGCTTCGCGGGCCGCTTCGACCTGCTGTCGGCCGCCATCACGGTGGCGGCAGCGGTGGCCCTGCTGCGCTTCAAGGTGGGCGTGCTGCCCCTGCTGGGGGTCTGTGCGCTGGTCGGGCTGGCGGCTACGCTGCTGCCCGCGTAG
- a CDS encoding NUDIX hydrolase, with protein sequence MRQAIRAELSAIKPLDLLEQTHLADALAWVDSGAELCRTAKPATPPKHLVSYFVVVDGDHLLLVDHKNAQLWLPTGGHVEPGEHPRSTVLREFEEELGLATTQAVAAPLMLTCTTTVGLTAGHTDVSLWYVVQASRQQALVFDQDEFHAVRWFHCDALPFERSDPHLRRFAEKWAAQRRATRAAA encoded by the coding sequence ATGCGACAAGCCATACGCGCCGAGCTAAGCGCGATCAAGCCCCTTGACCTCCTGGAACAGACCCACCTGGCCGATGCCCTGGCCTGGGTCGATTCCGGCGCCGAGCTGTGCCGCACCGCCAAGCCGGCCACGCCGCCCAAGCATCTGGTGTCTTACTTCGTGGTGGTGGATGGCGACCATCTCTTGCTGGTCGATCACAAGAACGCGCAACTGTGGCTGCCCACCGGCGGCCATGTCGAGCCGGGCGAGCATCCGCGCAGCACGGTGCTGCGTGAGTTCGAAGAAGAGCTGGGCCTGGCCACCACCCAGGCAGTTGCGGCGCCGCTCATGCTCACCTGCACCACCACCGTCGGCCTGACCGCGGGGCACACGGATGTGTCGCTGTGGTACGTGGTGCAGGCCAGCCGGCAGCAGGCGCTGGTGTTTGACCAGGATGAGTTCCACGCGGTGCGCTGGTTCCACTGCGACGCCCTTCCGTTCGAGCGCAGCGACCCGCACCTGCGGCGCTTTGCAGAGAAATGGGCCGCGCAGCGGCGCGCTACGCGGGCAGCAGCGTAG